The genomic window ACGCTTCCGGGGTGTTAATCGGGGTCGGCTCGTTGAAGTACCACTCCTGGGTCCACTCATTCCTCGACCGGGCGTAACCGGACGGCGCGTCCCACTTGGTCGAGTGGGCCAGCTGGAGGTCCGAACCCTGACCGTGCGGGGTGAAGGCCCACACGTCTTCATAGTTGTAATTGGCGCCTTCCAGCGGGTTGGTCGGAAAGCCCTTGTACGGCGTGCCGACGTAGTTGAACAGGTTGAACCAGAACTTCCACAGCTCACCACCCTGGTCGTACATCTCGGCGAAGCTCATACCCCAGAAGTCCTTGTCGAGGTACATGATGCGCTTGGAGTAGGCGTACTGGCTGTAGGCCGACGGAATCCCTTCGACCACGTACACCGGCCGCCGTTCCCACGGCACGTTGCAGGGGATGAAGGCCATCGTGCCGGTCGTGCCGTCGGGCTCGGCGCACCAGACCTTACGGGTGCCGTACACACCAACGTGGACCGGGGCCAGGATGTCTTTTTCGGACAGCAGCCGGAAGGTCCAGTAGGAATGCTTGGAGTTGAAGCCCCACAGCGAG from Desulfurellaceae bacterium includes these protein-coding regions:
- a CDS encoding outer membrane lipoprotein-sorting protein — translated: YMYLPELRRVRRISVANRSDAFWGTDMDLDSLWGFNSKHSYWTFRLLSEKDILAPVHVGVYGTRKVWCAEPDGTTGTMAFIPCNVPWERRPVYVVEGIPSAYSQYAYSKRIMYLDKDFWGMSFAEMYDQGGELWKFWFNLFNYVGTPYKGFPTNPLEGANYNYEDVWAFTPHGQGSDLQLAHSTKWDAPSGYARSRNEWTQEWYFNEPTPINTPEAFSVNFLIRSAR